A genomic segment from Paenibacillus sp. FSL K6-1096 encodes:
- a CDS encoding glutamine--tRNA ligase/YqeY domain fusion protein, which translates to MTDANENMNMTAMPENYMEKLIREDVAGGVFSREVCTRFPPEPNGYLHIGSAFAIHTNVAMARKFGGCFHLRFDDTNPLKEDMEYVEAIIRDIEWLGCSPGEHIYYGSDYSEAIYRSAETLILKGKAYVCDLTPEEMTAYRGTLTEPGQDSPYRGRPPEENLRLFREMRAGSYPNGTKVLRAKIDMASPNMNLRDPVLYRIIHAQHYRTGDAWCIYPMYDFAHPIQDALEGITHSLCSIEFKDHRPLYEWVLKELNIPEPPRQREFGRVNLTGVVTSKRHLRALVSGGYVDGWDDPRLPTLSGLRRRGFTPESIEAFVREIGMVRNTAMVDFSLLEHCLRQDLKARVPAVMAVLNPLKVVLTNVEAGASELLSIANNNENAALGSREVPFSGTLFIEREDFMEVPVKGFRRLVPGGEVRLKGAYIIRCHEVIKDAETGEILELRCTYDPETRSGGALSGRKVKGTIHWVSAAHAIKSDVYLYEKLLTDNEGPKEGESWADYVNPDSVTHLKDCLLEPLAERPQPGDRYQFLRHGYFCTDSKLSTEEKPVFNRIVPLKDSWKGKAAT; encoded by the coding sequence ATGACAGATGCCAATGAGAACATGAATATGACGGCCATGCCGGAGAATTATATGGAGAAGCTGATTCGTGAAGATGTAGCGGGCGGCGTGTTCAGCCGGGAGGTCTGCACGAGGTTCCCGCCGGAGCCTAACGGATATTTGCATATCGGGAGCGCTTTTGCCATCCATACGAATGTTGCGATGGCCCGGAAATTCGGCGGCTGCTTCCATCTGCGCTTCGATGACACCAACCCGCTCAAGGAGGATATGGAGTATGTGGAGGCCATTATCCGTGACATCGAATGGCTGGGCTGCAGCCCTGGTGAGCATATCTACTACGGCTCGGATTATTCGGAAGCGATCTATCGCAGCGCAGAGACGCTGATCCTGAAGGGGAAGGCCTATGTCTGTGACCTGACGCCGGAGGAGATGACAGCTTACCGGGGGACCTTAACCGAGCCGGGACAAGACAGTCCTTATCGGGGCCGCCCGCCGGAGGAGAATCTGCGGCTGTTCCGGGAGATGCGCGCGGGGAGCTATCCGAACGGCACCAAGGTGCTGCGGGCCAAGATCGACATGGCCTCACCAAATATGAATCTGCGTGACCCGGTGCTGTACCGGATTATTCATGCGCAGCATTACCGCACGGGCGATGCCTGGTGCATCTATCCTATGTATGACTTCGCCCATCCGATTCAGGATGCGCTTGAAGGGATCACACATTCACTCTGTTCGATTGAATTCAAGGATCACCGGCCGCTGTACGAATGGGTGCTGAAGGAGCTGAACATCCCGGAGCCGCCCAGACAGAGGGAATTCGGCCGGGTGAACCTGACCGGGGTGGTCACAAGCAAGCGGCATCTGCGGGCGCTGGTGTCCGGAGGGTACGTGGACGGCTGGGATGACCCGCGTCTGCCTACGCTGAGCGGGCTGCGCAGACGGGGATTCACGCCGGAGAGCATCGAGGCCTTCGTCCGGGAGATCGGCATGGTCCGCAACACAGCGATGGTGGATTTCTCGCTGCTGGAGCATTGCCTGAGACAGGACCTGAAGGCGCGGGTGCCTGCGGTCATGGCGGTGCTGAACCCGCTGAAGGTCGTGCTGACCAATGTTGAAGCCGGGGCTTCCGAACTGCTCAGCATTGCCAACAACAATGAGAATGCAGCGCTGGGGAGCCGGGAGGTGCCGTTCTCCGGCACGCTCTTTATCGAGCGGGAGGACTTCATGGAGGTTCCGGTCAAGGGCTTCCGCAGACTGGTTCCGGGCGGTGAGGTACGGCTGAAGGGTGCATATATTATCCGCTGCCATGAGGTGATTAAGGATGCGGAGACGGGGGAGATCCTGGAGCTGCGCTGCACCTATGACCCGGAGACCCGCAGCGGGGGTGCGCTTAGCGGCCGGAAGGTGAAGGGGACCATTCACTGGGTCTCGGCAGCCCATGCCATCAAGAGTGACGTCTACCTCTATGAGAAGCTGCTGACTGATAACGAAGGCCCGAAGGAAGGGGAGAGCTGGGCAGATTACGTCAACCCGGATTCAGTTACCCACCTGAAGGATTGCCTGCTGGAGCCACTGGCCGAACGCCCGCAGCCGGGGGACCGCTATCAATTCCTGCGCCATGGCTACTTCTGCACCGACAGCAAGCTCAGCACGGAGGAGAAGCCGGTGTTCAACCGGATTGTCCCGCTGAAGGACAGCTGGAAGGGGAAGGCGGCCACGTAA